TCCTGGCCACCATCGACGCCGGCCTGGCTGTGCGGCCCGAGGACCGCCCGCAGGACATGGCCGCGCTGGCGCAGCGGCTCGGATTGGTGCCGCAGCGCGGGCAGCCGGTGCGGGCCGCCGCTGCGCCGCCCCCGGGCGCTGTCGGCGTATCGGCAGCGACGGCCGGTGCGGCAACCTCCGCGTTGCCTTCCACCGCCACCGCCGCCCCAGCAGTCCGTCGCGGCGGGCGGTGGGTGGTCGGTGCCGTGGCTGCGACCCTGGTGCTGCTCGCCGCCGGGTGGGTCCTGCTGGGCCGCCGACCGGCGCCGCCGGACGCCTCGGTGGCCGGAGCAACGGCAGCCACACCGGCAGCGTCGGCCATCGCCCCCGGCCTGGGGGGCGCCGCGGCGGCGGCGTCATCGCCGGGCACTGCCGTCGGCTCCGCCGTGGCTGTGCCCCCCCTCCCGCCACCGCCGGCACGTGGGCCGTTCAGCCCGGTCGCGGCGCTGGAGGAGGTCTTGCGCACGGCCGATGCGGCCATCCAGGTCGATGCCCGGGCGGACCAGGAGCGTCTCGTGATCGACCGCGACCGCCTGCAGTTCCGCCTGCGCGGCAACGTCACCGGTCACGTTTACGTGCTCTTCGTCGGCACCGACGGGCGAGCGTTGCAGATGCTGTTCCCGAATGCGATCGACGCCGACAACCGCCTGGCCGCCGGGCAGGAGCTGGTGCTGCCGCGGCCGAAGTGGCGCATCACCGCGGGTGGTGCGCCAGGCACCGACCACGTGCTGGTGCTGCTGTCACCGCAGCCGCGCCGCTTCGAGGCCGCCGGGGCCCGGCGTGATGCCCGCGAGGCGCTCACCGGGTTCGACCTCGCGTTGGCGCGGCGGGCCTGGGCTGCCCCGGCGGGCCCCCGCAGCGCTTTCGCGGGGGAGGCGGCCTGTCCGACCGGTGCGGACTGCGACCCGCGCTACGGCGCCGTGCTGCTGCGCATCGACGAGGTGGCGGCGCCGGGTCGCTGAGCGCCGCTGCGGGAGGGGCTCAGGGCATGCGCGTGATGATCGTGACGCGGCGGTTTTCTGGCGCGGCCACCACCGCCTTGTTCAATGGCTCGGCGTCGCCCTTGCCCACCGGGGCCAGCCGGGCAGCGTCGATGCCGTGCGTGCGCACCAGGTAGTCGCGCACGCTTTCGGCCCGTCCCTGCGACAGCGACAGGTTGTTCTCGGTGCTGCCGCGCCGGTCGGCGTGGCCTTCCAGCTCAAACTGGTAGGACTGCAGCTTGTCGCTCTTGAGTGCGGCGGCCACCACGTCCAGCTGCTGCTGGGCGGCCGGTGTCAGCTCGGTGGAGTTGGTCTGGAAGGTGATCAGCAGCGAGGCACTCGGCCGCCGGACCGCAGCCGGCTTGCTGGACTCGCGGTCCACGCGCAGGCTGCGTGTCTTCACCTGCGGAGGCGGGGTCAGCACCTCGATCAGCTTTTTTGAGTTGACGTCGCCGCCGCGCAGCACTGTGGTGTCGGCGGCCCCCTCCT
The Sphaerotilus microaerophilus DNA segment above includes these coding regions:
- a CDS encoding serine/threonine protein kinase, with product MTMPDDDRTRMPPAGATRSAATTLTTALPPAALPPGTALAEFVIEGTIGEGGFGIVYRAHDTQLQRTVAVKEYMPASLAMRAGDGQITLRSERHRETFELGLRSFINEARLLAAFDHPALLKVYRFWEDHGTAYMVMPCYEGITLKDWLKERRAATGQPPDEAWWRERLPPLLDALALMHGQHCYHRDVAPDNIMLVGEALQPLLLDFGAARRVIGDATQALTVILKPGYAPVEQYAEVASMKQGPWTDVYALCAVLYCALTGAPPPPAVGRMVRDECVPVRVACAGRYSEDFLATIDAGLAVRPEDRPQDMAALAQRLGLVPQRGQPVRAAAAPPPGAVGVSAATAGAATSALPSTATAAPAVRRGGRWVVGAVAATLVLLAAGWVLLGRRPAPPDASVAGATAATPAASAIAPGLGGAAAAASSPGTAVGSAVAVPPLPPPPARGPFSPVAALEEVLRTADAAIQVDARADQERLVIDRDRLQFRLRGNVTGHVYVLFVGTDGRALQMLFPNAIDADNRLAAGQELVLPRPKWRITAGGAPGTDHVLVLLSPQPRRFEAAGARRDAREALTGFDLALARRAWAAPAGPRSAFAGEAACPTGADCDPRYGAVLLRIDEVAAPGR
- a CDS encoding OmpA family protein, which codes for MSMPRAPLHSPPVNTLNRSLVATALVLAAGLLPGAVHAQEGAADTTVLRGGDVNSKKLIEVLTPPPQVKTRSLRVDRESSKPAAVRRPSASLLITFQTNSTELTPAAQQQLDVVAAALKSDKLQSYQFELEGHADRRGSTENNLSLSQGRAESVRDYLVRTHGIDAARLAPVGKGDAEPLNKAVVAAPENRRVTIITRMP